Genomic window (Bombyx mori chromosome 9, ASM3026992v2):
GaagaaattaaacaatattcattAATCCAACGAGGATTGAAACTTTActatcatattatatttacaaattttactaAGTCATATGTCgtatatatgtttatatacaaaacatgtttgttttttgtaaattaaaaactaatacTAAAAAAGGCAGCAAAAGGTACCGATTTTTTGTATTCAACAGCACAAAGAAGGTTTAATGAGTACAGCTATAgtctcaaattaaaattaaatttgttaaaaacaattaattaatttctcaatttaaataaacaatttaggAACCCCTATTTTTTTACATAGCATAGATATCTCCGAAGCTGGTCATTTATCTATAGATGTGTCATGTTCTCTGGTTATCAGTAAACCTTCTGTATAGCTTGCActgtatacatattattatagtctaAATTTTTCAGTAATCAAGTGATTCGTTTTCATAACGGTAACAAAAATACGgaagtttttcataaaaaaaaagacccaaaaagtattaattaccaaataaataaaaatgggcGAATTTTAACACATAAATCTATCTTTAACGCAAACATTTTGAATTTAAGTGAGCACATAGACAAGCGGTGGATATCACAACGACAAGACGTTTTCGACCTTCAGGTATGAGACCGAAAGCCGAATATTGAAACGTCCGTCCTATCATTCGTATAGGAACTCATGAGTGTCTTACGTTATTACTcaagattaatttattttagaaagATTGTCTTCTATTGCGAAGCGTTTTCAAAATCATAGCTGTTTAATTATGCAATAACAGTGTTTCAATTTTGGAATTTCAATATTCAGTGTGCTTAGCGCGAGTTTTtcaacttctcgatcgcgttaaagttaactcaaatttgtatgcagttgtaaaagcgcccctagcggcaaacgtaggcaaacgtcccaactccatacaaaattgagttaacttttacgctatcgagaaagttaactCATACTAAGCACACTAAATAGTATTTGGAACACAAAACATGAATAATGTtgcaagttaataaaaaatttaaataacccCACATTACGAGAAACTTAAACGTGTTTTTAATACTAACACCAATTCAGTTGTTTCAAAATCCCCTAATAAATAACCTATGTACGTGAGAAATAAATAGGGAATTTTTAAACACTTTCTAcaagatataaatattaatcaGTCACGTTAGTTTCCTTCAACAAGATGGCATCATTTTTATGAATTTGGCAGCACTATAATGTTGCGTAgcagataaaaataatagtggCAGACAATGAATATCCAGAGTTAAAAACAATGCAACCGAAACTTCAACATCACCTTTCAAGGTCGGCGGTATTCAGTGTGGTGTTTTTTTaccctatagtagaattattttatcagtgcagtttgggtcataaaacatagcccggctagggcggtgagcatgttgcgcgggcgcaacgccattatcgataaaaacaaatgagtcatcgaaggcaggtacacggcggcggggcggtatacgaagggtggtgagacatgtTATGATATGAGTCATTTgttgtcgaagagaaatgtgtttttatgcattcgctctctgaatttctttaatgACAccatggctactcctttgttttgtaccaaaacggtaaatttattcaaaataatatttccacgtgttgttatcaacaatgtgttaaaaattttcactgaaatgaaaatagatcccgaaaagttacaaagtgtaaatttttactttcatttttatcactaacccacaaaatgacaaaactaaatacactatcgatatcgcttatcaaaaacaataatgcgcatcactatgctcgtccataaggctcgtgaatggaagagagagcgaaacattcgcttcaccgctccgataaTTTATAACCCAAACTGCAggaacaaaataattctactacaGTAACTATTACCCCAGGCAGAACGACttggatttttttctttaaaatttcctTAAGcagacttaacctaataggtgtatggctctaataaagaataaatatatattttttaaaatccttAGAAACAATGTCCAAGTCAgcatcaataattatttttgagcGAAGCGATACGGTTGATGGCGGTGTCGTCATGAAACATTACATGCATTCCTTTTTTGTGATTCGACAGATAACCCCACAACTAGACTTCATGTTCTTAAACTTATGAATTTATGAAATGATTTAATAtcattctttttgttttttaaattcatattaataCGATTTTAATGTGATAGAGTCAACCCTATGGCCTATGATACGGCATAATAAAAAACTGTGTGCGCTAGTTTTTAACTAGAAAAATAGATTTTATGTGTGAAACATAGATTTCATACTTATAATTGACATCATAACATACCAGTTGCTGAGTTTATGGATGTTCCTAAGTGATTTTGATACTAGTATGACAAAAGGGAACGTAATATCGTTTTTTAACTAAGCCCACTTTTGGACTAGTAGCTCACATTGAACTTCATAGATCATCATCATATgagtgacagttttttttttaaattattattatcaggttttttaaaataagaattggCAACCCAATATTGCTTTCATAATGTTCATGCATATAATTTATATCCCATATAATTAGTGCTTCTGATATTCCTGAGGTTATATTATACTATTAGTTCTTTTTGTACATCTTCATTTCAAACAAATAAAGAACAAATACAAAATCATTACATTTTACtggttgaaaaatatttttcagcaTTATTTTAGTCCTTAGAGctatacaataaacaaattaaatacataaaatacgtTAACTGCTATGTATCAATTTTTGAGTATCAATTCAAACAGGTATgacaataacttaaatacaaaGCTTCATACCAAAACGCCGCCATCTTGTTTTCCGCCATTTTATATTCATGCTTCAAAACGCCATCTTGTGTTAAGATGTTCCACCATTTTCttactaaaaataatatcacTGCTGTAAGCATAGTCAAATCAACTCAACTTAGTCAGTGGTGTGGAATTAATTCAAttagtatacaaacttaaatGTACAAAtgttatgaataataaatagtatcaGCAACATACCTACAATAACTCAATAAAAATTACTCTAAAGATATAGTCTGTAGATTATTAAATGTATGGGCTATGAGTATGATAGGTTGAGGATTGGGGTGAGGTTGCAGTACTGCTGGGAGATGCCTGGCGCCACATGGATCAGCGGGGAGTGCTTGTGGTGTCGATGCAGCTGCTCGTCTCAAAATTGCTCCACCTCTCATCACACAAGCCACACCTGCACGTGGGTCACAATTCTCATTACTACTACTGCTCTCATCATCAGAACAAAGGTCAATCACTTCACATTCTACTTcagatcttctcaacgggtctgCAATCTTTGTTTCTTCATCTTCTCCTTGATCAGTGTCTATATTGTCCACAAATATAACATCTTTTTCTTGTTTCTGTTGTAGTTCACTTTCCAATTTATTTTTGCACTGTTGAATATAGTCTTCTATTTTTTCTTCAGACATTCTTTCAACATTAACAGTGAGGACTCTGCATTTCAATAAACACAATTGAGCTTTAAGATCTAATATATCTTTATTTCTCTGGTCAGGGAACACATGCTTTCTGTGCCAATAATCTATAGGCCTCTTATATCTTACAGGGAATTGTTGATGTTTATTTTTACTAACTACATTTTTACTAAGGGGAGTGGAAGTACAACAGTAGCGTTCAATTCTCTCCCTTGAATAACTTGTATCTCTCTGTACTAATGTTTTAGCATTTTTAATGTAAGCTAATGATGAAAAGGGATAAGGTGGCCCACGGTCAATATTTGCAGCATTCCTAGCGTTCTTAGGTCTTGCTTCATATTCTATATGTTCAGACCCTGAGCATTGAACATCTGTAGCCTGTTTTAACTTCAATGCAGCTAAGAACTCTGGTAAACCACCACTCGTGCCAGCAGGAGAGTTGTCACCATGACACAGTCTCTCGTGGACttgtaaattgtttaaattatcaaaatgacTATCACAATTGTCACACAAATAAATGTCTGCAGCTCTCACCACAGGCTCTTCGTCTTCAATTTGTACATCCTTATCATAGTTTATATTCTCATTTCTGAATGTAACCAATAGACGGTTACTAGGTATATAATAAAGGGATGTTGTGTGATCCTTGTTGTCAACGTACAAAAGACGGTTACGGGGGTATCGCGACAGTTGCGCTGAAAAGACCAGCAGAAATGCACTCTTGTGGTATTCGTAGCATTTTTTGACAACATTTTTCAACCTGAGCTCCCAATCGTTGGGCACAGCTGCAGGCCTCACGAAGGGATGCGTGAACTCGACGTTGCTGGGCCACCATGGAGGCTGTCGAATATCCTTAGCTGTATCGTGACCCCAGGAACATGTCACCATAAATGTTATAAACCTCTCGAGCTCGCCGGCTCTGATCTTCGAAAGCGGTATCGGATTGCCATTGGCGAACAACAGCGGCAGATTAGCGATCATCGTTCCCGTAAGTTATTGTTATGGTCATCGAAATCTGACGAGGAGCATTTCTTGGAATCTCATTCCGCTCAACGATATTAAAACGAACATCACGAAGGCGCACACCATTGTGCCACTGCTGAAGCTATACATTCACAATTCATAAGTTCTGTCACTAAATTTCATTGACACGAAGTTGCCTCCAAAATTACGAGAATTGTTTCCCAATTCAAGAATCATAAAAACGAGAAAGCATTTGTCCGATGCATTTAAAACTCAAAAGCGAGAAAGAAAGATATAGATCCACAGACATAATAAAACTTTGTTACGACTTATTTTCTATGCGCATGAAAAATAATGCGATTGCTATACGAAGTGACGAGCGGACGGGGCCAAATCGGGTCAACTATCAGTCGGACTGTTGCCAGCCCTGCACATTCACAGAAATCTAAATCTTTTTTCCAAATCCCATCAGTTTTCATATGCATTTCTCATCTAAATTGGTCCTTAAAGCCATCTGGTACAACTTTAGctaaaatataactaaaatcTACAAGAATCAATGTGCTATCGTAGtaattgattttgatttgactttgttCGAATTCAAAGTAGAACATCAGGTAATATTTGTAAAACTATACACTtataactttgtttttttttgtacatcgGATCGTAAACTACACAGTTTTTTGCAAGCAGTAAAGTAATGCAAAAGAAAAACAGTTTTACCGTTCGAAAAGATTGGCAACATTGCTCTAGTCCACACAGGATGCACGTAGCCTACTTAGAATTAAACTAGCAACTGTCTGCGGTCTCGCTTTCTGTACGAAGCTGAATTCCTTTTAAGGTAAATTGTATtaacaattatattaattattgttgTAACTTCTAATAGGTAAAGAGGGTTTCTTTTTTGGGAGATCTACACTAAGCGTGTTTTTACGTGATATACATAATAACGGTACGAACTCGGAACTTGAATTTTATATTGCAAACTTATCGAAAATGTCGTTAGCCCCATTCCGACATTGTCTTAATATTTCTTTCCACATTGTAGGAAGAGTAATTGGTGACtgttcaaataatattaatggaaCACGATGTACATATTTCGACGACTTCGGTGAGCATTTGGGTTCCAAGGTATTTTATAAGGTAACGTGCAAGGTGTATTTTACATTTACCTGATTTGCAaactttttaattgttttacaacattaatttacatttataaaATCTGACAATACTGACTATGCCAGAAGctgtttaatttactatgacCTTACTGAAAGACAGACGGACTTTAGAAAAATGGTCGGTGCATGGAATTAATgggttcattaaaatttaatacactGTATTACCGAATGGGGCTCATTGCTATGACACattcttgtaattttttttaataaggcgaTTGGCTTCTATCGGTGCCATTGTAATCAGTGCCgagaagtttatttatttaagaatgtaATCAACGGgatgaaaattgaaattaaatgaaacgagatgaggtCGTATGAAATACAGTCTCATagaatgatgttttttttaaactgagacttcaatgatttttttttaagagaagtCACTTTTgcagttttgtttcatttttgccCTGTCACAGATgctaaaacattaataaacgACTGCTATTACATGTTGAACACAAACATCGCATTAACAAACCAAACAATTCACTAAACTTTGCTCTTCATGTAGGTAGGTACCCGTCCACGACATACGGTGCTCTAGCAACAGCACAGATAATACTCTTGGATTggaccactgaagtatgaaacctactTAATATGACATTGACAGACAATGACATGTTTATGATGACCAAACTTCaggataaagtttaaaattgtttAGTTTGGCTTTTTTTGTTAGTGTGCGTATTTTTATTGAGGGTTTATTGACTGAAGCAGCTGATTTTATGAACACAATTTGCATCTATTCACGAAAAGATTGAACTATGtacaaaatatagtttttctaAAAAGTGAATCGTTCTAAAAATGATAACgagttttaaataaagaaaccaTGGTAATGAATTGCACCTTC
Coding sequences:
- the LOC101744688 gene encoding uncharacterized protein LOC101744688 translates to MIANLPLLFANGNPIPLSKIRAGELERFITFMVTCSWGHDTAKDIRQPPWWPSNVEFTHPFVRPAAVPNDWELRLKNVVKKCYEYHKSAFLLVFSAQLSRYPRNRLLYVDNKDHTTSLYYIPSNRLLVTFRNENINYDKDVQIEDEEPVVRAADIYLCDNCDSHFDNLNNLQVHERLCHGDNSPAGTSGGLPEFLAALKLKQATDVQCSGSEHIEYEARPKNARNAANIDRGPPYPFSSLAYIKNAKTLVQRDTSYSRERIERYCCTSTPLSKNVVSKNKHQQFPVRYKRPIDYWHRKHVFPDQRNKDILDLKAQLCLLKCRVLTVNVERMSEEKIEDYIQQCKNKLESELQQKQEKDVIFVDNIDTDQGEDEETKIADPLRRSEVECEVIDLCSDDESSSSNENCDPRAGVACVMRGGAILRRAAASTPQALPADPCGARHLPAVLQPHPNPQPIILIAHTFNNLQTISLE